Proteins found in one Candidatus Methylomirabilis lanthanidiphila genomic segment:
- a CDS encoding glucosidase codes for MNPEQHRLEEARAQGVPWRKWGPYLSERQWGTVREDYSENGDAWNFFTHDHARSRAYRWGEDGIAGISDDKQGLCFALALWNGKDPILKERLFGLTNSEGNHGEDVKEYYFYLDSTPTHSYMKCLYKYPQAAYPYADLVETNRRRTRSDMEYELLDTGVFKGDRYFDVFVEYAKAGPEEILLQITAANRGPDAAELHLLPTLWFRNDWASWIAASNRAVEKPRIEQIKAAAGTSAVAATHSRLGEYILVCDGEAPLLFTENETNNRRLFPSQPDIAPYVKDGINNCVVQGDQGAVNPDKQGTKVAAHYRLTVGPGQSATVRLRLIGQAAAATSGKTKTAPSCFGQEFDKILAARLEEADEFYRSVTPPSVSPDAANVMRQALAGMLWSKQFFFFDGDNWLDEHHSNPLHHGYRYGRNSDWFHMLNEDIISMPDKWEYPWYAAWDLAFHTLPIAIVDPHFAKEQMELMLRGVYLHPNGQLPAYEWNFSDVNPPVHAFATLFLHRTEQALRGETDLDFLKSAFNKLLLNFTWWVNRKDRFGKNVFEGGFLGLDNIGVFDRSAPLPTGGYLEQADGTAWMAFFTQNMAELAVELAAHDRNYEDMVAKFIEHFYFIAAGMNRAGQDGMWDEEDGFYYDLLRLPDGSSTRLKVRSMVGLLPLCATTVVEQWQRERIPKMMAQLTERIRRMPELRDTVHPTGPGHWGVADRGIIALINPERLRRILSKMLDENEFLSPYGIRSLSKFHERNPYVFHANGQEHRVDYLPAESNTGMFGGNSNWRGPVWMPVNAMIIRALLNFYLYYGDNFKIECPTGSGKMMNLFEVSKEIADRLTRIFLRDAQGRRPVYGGTETFQTDPHWRDCILFYEYFHGDNGAGLGASHQTGWTGLVAKIIQLYGLLDPQRILEGGKMAAFGRVAGGR; via the coding sequence ATGAACCCGGAGCAGCATCGTCTGGAGGAGGCGCGTGCCCAAGGCGTGCCATGGCGGAAATGGGGACCCTACCTAAGCGAGCGGCAGTGGGGGACGGTACGCGAGGATTACAGTGAGAACGGCGATGCCTGGAATTTTTTTACCCACGATCATGCCCGCTCGCGCGCCTATCGCTGGGGTGAGGACGGCATCGCCGGCATCTCCGACGACAAGCAGGGTCTCTGTTTCGCGCTGGCGCTGTGGAATGGGAAGGACCCGATCCTCAAGGAACGGCTGTTTGGCCTCACCAACAGCGAAGGCAATCATGGCGAGGACGTGAAAGAGTACTACTTCTACCTCGACAGTACGCCGACTCACTCGTACATGAAGTGCCTCTACAAGTACCCGCAGGCGGCCTATCCCTATGCAGACCTGGTCGAGACCAACCGGCGTCGTACCCGCAGCGACATGGAGTACGAGCTCCTCGACACCGGCGTCTTCAAGGGCGACCGCTACTTTGATGTCTTCGTGGAATATGCCAAAGCCGGGCCGGAAGAGATCCTGTTGCAGATCACGGCCGCCAACCGGGGGCCGGACGCGGCGGAGTTACATCTTCTGCCGACACTCTGGTTCCGGAATGATTGGGCGTCGTGGATTGCCGCCTCCAACAGAGCGGTCGAGAAACCGCGCATTGAGCAGATCAAGGCGGCAGCGGGAACGAGTGCGGTCGCGGCAACACATTCGCGGCTGGGTGAATACATCCTGGTCTGCGATGGCGAGGCGCCGCTGCTCTTTACCGAGAACGAAACCAACAACCGACGGCTCTTTCCCAGTCAACCCGATATCGCGCCATACGTCAAGGACGGCATCAACAACTGCGTGGTCCAGGGCGATCAGGGCGCCGTGAACCCCGACAAGCAGGGCACTAAGGTGGCTGCGCACTATCGGCTCACGGTCGGCCCCGGCCAGTCGGCGACCGTGCGGCTGCGCCTGATCGGCCAGGCTGCGGCTGCTACGAGCGGAAAAACCAAGACCGCCCCATCCTGTTTCGGCCAGGAGTTTGATAAGATTCTGGCCGCCCGTCTGGAGGAGGCGGACGAATTCTATCGCTCGGTGACCCCGCCGTCCGTCTCCCCGGATGCGGCCAATGTGATGCGCCAGGCGCTGGCCGGCATGTTGTGGAGCAAGCAGTTCTTCTTCTTCGACGGCGACAACTGGCTGGATGAGCACCATTCCAACCCGCTCCATCACGGCTATCGTTACGGCCGGAACTCGGACTGGTTCCACATGCTGAACGAGGATATCATCTCCATGCCCGACAAATGGGAGTACCCCTGGTACGCGGCCTGGGACCTGGCCTTCCACACCCTCCCGATCGCAATCGTGGACCCCCATTTCGCCAAGGAGCAGATGGAACTGATGCTGCGCGGTGTCTACCTGCACCCGAACGGGCAACTGCCCGCTTACGAGTGGAACTTCAGCGACGTGAACCCCCCCGTTCACGCCTTTGCCACCCTGTTCCTCCATCGCACCGAGCAGGCCCTCCGTGGCGAGACCGACCTCGATTTCCTCAAGTCGGCGTTCAACAAGCTGTTGTTGAACTTCACCTGGTGGGTGAACCGCAAGGACCGATTCGGAAAAAACGTGTTCGAGGGCGGCTTCCTCGGCCTCGACAACATCGGCGTCTTCGACCGCAGCGCACCGCTGCCCACTGGGGGCTACCTGGAGCAGGCGGACGGCACGGCCTGGATGGCCTTTTTCACCCAGAACATGGCCGAGCTTGCGGTAGAGCTCGCCGCTCACGACCGCAACTACGAGGACATGGTGGCCAAGTTTATCGAGCATTTCTACTTTATTGCCGCGGGGATGAACCGGGCGGGACAGGACGGGATGTGGGACGAGGAGGACGGCTTCTACTACGACCTGCTGCGGCTCCCGGACGGCAGCTCCACACGGCTCAAGGTGCGCTCGATGGTGGGGCTCCTCCCTCTGTGCGCCACGACGGTCGTTGAACAATGGCAGCGGGAGCGCATCCCGAAGATGATGGCCCAACTCACTGAACGCATCCGCCGGATGCCCGAGCTGCGGGACACCGTCCATCCCACTGGTCCCGGTCATTGGGGCGTCGCCGACCGCGGAATTATAGCCCTGATCAACCCGGAACGGCTGCGCCGGATTCTCTCCAAGATGCTCGACGAGAACGAGTTCCTGAGCCCCTACGGTATCCGCTCGCTCTCAAAGTTTCATGAGCGGAACCCCTATGTCTTCCATGCGAATGGCCAGGAGCACAGGGTGGACTACCTGCCGGCCGAGTCGAATACCGGCATGTTCGGCGGCAACTCCAACTGGCGAGGCCCGGTCTGGATGCCGGTGAACGCGATGATCATCCGGGCGCTACTGAATTTCTACCTATACTACGGCGACAACTTCAAGATCGAATGTCCCACCGGATCCGGGAAGATGATGAACCTCTTCGAGGTGAGTAAGGAGATTGCGGATCGGCTGACCCGGATCTTTCTGCGGGATGCGCAGGGGCGGCGTCCCGTCTATGGCGGGACGGAGACGTTCCAGACCGACCCGCACTGGCGCGACTGCATCCTCTTCTACGAGTACTTCCATGGCGACAACGGGGCCGGGCTCGGGGCGAGCCATCAGACCGGCTGGACCGGGCTCGTAGCCAAAATCATCCAGCTTTACGGCCTGCTGGATCCCCAGCGAATCCTGGAAGGCGGCAAGATGGCGGCCTTCGGCCGAGTTGCTGGAGGCCGCTGA
- a CDS encoding Alpha-amylase precursor — protein MRAPLYPALYQINTRVWLTELSRALGRPTTLDDIPDPELDRVVQMGFDWVWLLSVWQTGLAGQRISRSNHEWRREFEETLPDLREEDIAGSGFAIIGYTVHPDLGGEAALARLRERLRARGLSLMLDFVPNHTGLDHPWVEDHPEYYVPGTEPDLAQAPQNYIRVNQSGGDLILAYGRDPYFSGWPDTLQLDYSNPATQEAMIGELLKIAGQCDGVRCDMAMLVLPDVFERTWVRRAPLFWPEATRRVRERAPRFRFMAEVYWDLEWTMLQQGFDYAYDKRLYDRLREGHARPAREHLYAGLDYQNRLARFLENHDEPRAAATFTPGMHEAAAVITYLSPGLRFFHQGQFEGRKKRISPHLVRAPLEPADGSLQQFYDGLLAVLRQPAMRDGQWRLLDCVPAWDDNWTSDCCIAWVWEVQDGQRHLIVVNYAGNQSQCYVRLPCADLTGRAVRLKDLMGPAGYDRDGGDLTSRGLYLDLPPWGYHVFEVTSP, from the coding sequence ATGCGCGCGCCACTGTATCCTGCGCTCTATCAGATCAATACCCGCGTCTGGCTGACGGAACTGTCCAGGGCCTTGGGTCGGCCGACCACGCTGGATGATATTCCAGACCCCGAACTGGACCGCGTGGTCCAGATGGGGTTCGACTGGGTCTGGCTCCTCAGTGTCTGGCAGACCGGCCTGGCTGGGCAGCGGATCTCGCGCAGCAATCACGAATGGCGGCGAGAGTTCGAGGAGACGCTGCCGGATCTGCGGGAGGAAGACATCGCCGGCTCCGGGTTCGCCATCATCGGCTACACGGTCCATCCTGATCTGGGCGGAGAGGCGGCGCTGGCGCGACTGCGCGAGCGCCTCAGGGCGCGCGGCCTCTCGCTGATGCTCGACTTTGTGCCTAACCACACCGGCCTGGATCACCCCTGGGTGGAGGACCATCCCGAGTATTACGTCCCAGGCACCGAGCCGGACCTGGCGCAGGCGCCGCAGAACTATATTCGGGTCAATCAGAGTGGGGGTGACCTGATCCTGGCGTACGGACGGGACCCGTATTTCTCCGGCTGGCCGGACACACTGCAGCTTGACTATAGCAATCCGGCCACGCAGGAGGCGATGATCGGCGAACTGCTGAAAATCGCCGGGCAGTGCGATGGTGTGCGCTGCGACATGGCGATGCTGGTACTGCCGGACGTCTTCGAGCGGACCTGGGTCCGCCGCGCGCCGCTGTTCTGGCCAGAGGCGACCCGGCGAGTCCGGGAGCGGGCCCCGCGCTTTCGCTTCATGGCGGAGGTCTACTGGGACCTGGAATGGACGATGCTGCAGCAGGGGTTCGACTACGCCTACGACAAGCGGCTGTACGACCGCCTGCGCGAGGGCCACGCCCGGCCGGCGCGCGAGCACCTGTATGCCGGGCTCGACTACCAGAACAGGCTCGCCCGATTCCTGGAAAACCACGACGAGCCCAGGGCTGCCGCGACCTTCACACCCGGCATGCACGAGGCCGCCGCCGTCATTACGTACCTGTCACCGGGCCTGCGGTTCTTCCATCAGGGACAGTTCGAGGGGCGGAAGAAGCGTATCTCGCCGCACCTGGTCCGCGCCCCCTTAGAGCCTGCTGACGGATCGCTGCAACAGTTCTACGACGGCCTCCTGGCGGTACTCCGGCAGCCCGCCATGCGCGACGGCCAGTGGCGCCTGCTCGACTGCGTGCCGGCCTGGGACGACAACTGGACGTCGGACTGCTGCATCGCCTGGGTCTGGGAGGTCCAGGACGGCCAGCGGCATCTGATCGTGGTCAACTACGCCGGGAACCAGAGCCAGTGCTACGTCCGTCTCCCGTGTGCTGACCTGACCGGCCGCGCGGTGCGGCTCAAGGACCTGATGGGTCCCGCCGGCTACGATCGCGACGGAGGCGACCTTACATCGCGGGGCCTCTACCTGGACCTGCCCCCGTGGGGCTACCACGTGTTCGAGGTGACCAGCCCATGA
- a CDS encoding Carbohydrate-selective porin, OprB family yields the protein MNSQVTRYCVQGVGAVFLGFALLILILVRQASAQLSEVPPTWGGHIRDRTRLTGSWFGLRDEMGKKGVVLDIDILQVPQGVASGGLDTVAEYGGLAEYTLNMDTQKLSLWPGGFFTVQAMSSFGQNVDSGSGALIPPDMVLLLPDFGNETTGLMSLSFTQFLSPKFGLFAGKLSALGADTNEFAHDYHSQFLNAGLNLNMTLALFPFTGYGGGLIILPWEGAVFSASVMDPSGRATNNNVGDAFEDGVLVAAQGRVTIKPFGLIGHQLLGFGWSDKKRVSLDQDPSNIAQLLLTQRFPRLADPGPALTRILERFFPELLVPTKPPNTQNHTWSIFYNFDQYLWSPEGYPDRGIGILFRFGASDGEANPIKYAYNVGVGGKGAVPGRPLDSFGIGWSRVNLSDSFVPFLRSRLNLGLNKEDAVELYYTAQITRWLNATADLQIINQALNKTLDSSGQLKNVGTTVVLGLRLYARF from the coding sequence ATGAACTCGCAGGTCACCAGATATTGCGTTCAGGGTGTTGGCGCGGTGTTCCTTGGCTTCGCCCTCCTCATCCTGATCCTGGTGCGCCAGGCGAGCGCGCAACTCTCCGAGGTCCCTCCTACGTGGGGGGGCCACATCCGGGATCGTACCCGGCTGACCGGGAGTTGGTTCGGACTGCGGGATGAGATGGGGAAAAAGGGCGTGGTGCTGGACATCGACATTCTGCAGGTTCCCCAGGGCGTCGCGAGCGGCGGCCTGGACACCGTCGCGGAGTACGGGGGTCTGGCCGAGTATACCCTCAACATGGATACGCAGAAGCTGAGTCTCTGGCCAGGAGGCTTCTTCACGGTCCAAGCCATGAGCAGCTTCGGGCAAAACGTCGATAGCGGCTCAGGGGCATTGATTCCGCCCGACATGGTCCTGCTTCTGCCCGATTTCGGGAATGAGACGACCGGCCTCATGAGTCTGTCGTTCACGCAGTTCCTCAGCCCGAAGTTCGGCCTGTTTGCGGGCAAGCTCTCCGCGCTCGGCGCGGACACCAACGAGTTTGCCCATGACTACCATTCCCAGTTTCTGAACGCCGGCCTGAATCTCAATATGACCCTCGCCCTGTTCCCGTTCACCGGCTACGGCGGCGGACTGATCATCCTCCCCTGGGAGGGAGCCGTATTTTCGGCCAGCGTCATGGACCCGAGCGGGAGGGCGACAAACAACAACGTCGGCGATGCATTTGAGGATGGGGTACTCGTTGCTGCTCAGGGTCGGGTTACCATCAAACCCTTCGGCTTGATCGGTCACCAACTCCTAGGATTCGGATGGAGCGATAAGAAGCGCGTGTCGCTCGATCAGGACCCGTCCAACATCGCCCAACTGCTCCTCACCCAGCGGTTCCCTCGATTAGCGGACCCTGGACCGGCTCTCACCCGGATCCTCGAGCGCTTCTTTCCGGAGCTGCTCGTTCCGACCAAGCCGCCCAACACCCAGAATCACACATGGTCCATCTTCTATAACTTCGACCAATACCTCTGGAGCCCGGAGGGATACCCGGATCGGGGGATCGGCATCTTGTTCAGGTTCGGGGCCTCCGACGGCGAAGCCAACCCCATCAAGTACGCCTATAACGTCGGGGTCGGCGGCAAGGGGGCCGTGCCGGGGCGGCCTCTGGACAGTTTCGGGATCGGCTGGTCGCGGGTGAACCTCAGCGACAGTTTCGTTCCGTTCTTGCGCAGCCGGCTGAATCTGGGTCTCAATAAGGAGGACGCGGTCGAGCTCTACTACACCGCCCAGATCACCCGGTGGCTCAACGCGACAGCGGATCTCCAGATCATCAACCAGGCTCTCAACAAGACGCTCGATTCGTCCGGCCAGCTCAAGAATGTGGGTACGACCGTCGTACTGGGGCTCCGACTCTACGCGCGCTTCTAA
- the atsA_1 gene encoding Arylsulfatase: MRYTHKIYLALVGSFTALMLAGTAAPGFAQGGAPGKVVLPANRIVLPIPEPRYPHSAVLNARNATPPPRFEVKAPAKAPNVLIVLIDDMGFGQSGAFGGPIRMPTVERLAAGGLRYNQFHTTALCSPTRAALLTGRNHHVNNLGSITETATAFPGQTGQRPNSVAPLAEMLRLNGYSTAAFGKSHETAAWEVSPSGPTDRWPTRSGFDKFYGFIGGETNQWAPLIYEGLNHVEPPTDPNYHFMTDMTNQAIAWVQYQKSLTPDKPFFIYFAPGATHAPHHVPKAWIVKYKGKFDQGWDALREETLARQKRLGVVPPETTLAPKPAAITDWAALSPDEKKLFARQMEVFAGFGEYTDTEIGRLVQAIQDVGQLDNTLIFYIVGDNGASAEGGINGLFNEYTYFNQVPETVQDVLKHYDELGGPTTYPHYAAGWAVAGDTPFTWTKQVASNYGGTRNGMVIHWPKGIAAKGEVQSQWHHVIDIAPTILEAAGLPEPKSVNGTPQTPIEGVSMVYTFTDPKAPSRHTTQYFEIFGNRAIYHEGWLAGTVHRAPWEYTNRATFENDAWELYDTRTDFSLADDLAAKNSEKLKELQSLFLKEAVTYSVLPLDDRLLERFNAAMVGRPDLMAGRTSLTVYQGMTGMSENAFINLKNRSHTITAEVEIPQKGANGVILAQAGRFGGWSLYVKDGKPTYTYNRLGLERYTVATTQVLPAGTATIRYEFVYNGGGMGKGGTGTLFVNGKKAATGQIERTQCCAFSADEGADVGADEGTPVTEVYTAPFRFSGKITRVTIEVGETKTADQGNPEHTHNAATLKRAPAD, translated from the coding sequence ATGAGGTACACGCACAAGATCTATCTCGCCCTAGTTGGCTCGTTTACTGCTCTGATGTTGGCGGGTACGGCGGCGCCCGGCTTCGCCCAGGGAGGCGCTCCCGGCAAGGTCGTGCTGCCGGCTAACCGCATAGTGCTGCCGATCCCGGAGCCGCGGTACCCGCACAGCGCGGTACTCAACGCCCGCAACGCCACGCCGCCGCCACGGTTCGAGGTGAAGGCGCCGGCCAAGGCGCCCAACGTGTTGATCGTGCTGATCGACGACATGGGGTTCGGCCAGTCCGGCGCCTTCGGCGGACCCATCCGGATGCCGACGGTGGAGCGCCTGGCCGCGGGCGGGCTTCGCTATAACCAGTTCCACACTACGGCGCTGTGCTCGCCGACTCGCGCTGCGTTGCTCACCGGCCGCAACCATCATGTGAACAACCTTGGCTCGATCACGGAGACAGCCACAGCGTTCCCCGGACAAACCGGCCAGCGCCCCAACAGCGTGGCGCCGCTGGCCGAGATGCTCCGGCTGAACGGCTACAGCACCGCCGCCTTCGGCAAGTCCCATGAGACCGCGGCTTGGGAGGTCAGCCCCTCCGGCCCGACCGACCGCTGGCCGACCCGATCCGGCTTCGACAAGTTCTACGGCTTCATCGGCGGCGAGACCAACCAGTGGGCGCCGCTGATCTACGAGGGACTAAACCACGTCGAGCCGCCGACGGACCCCAACTACCATTTTATGACCGACATGACCAACCAGGCCATTGCCTGGGTGCAGTACCAGAAATCGCTCACGCCGGACAAGCCGTTCTTCATCTACTTCGCGCCTGGCGCCACCCACGCCCCGCACCACGTGCCGAAGGCGTGGATCGTGAAATACAAGGGCAAGTTCGACCAGGGATGGGACGCGCTGCGCGAAGAGACGCTGGCGCGGCAGAAGCGGCTGGGCGTAGTGCCGCCGGAGACAACGCTCGCGCCCAAGCCGGCGGCCATCACGGACTGGGCCGCGCTGAGCCCGGATGAGAAAAAACTTTTTGCGCGCCAGATGGAGGTGTTTGCCGGGTTCGGCGAGTACACCGATACGGAGATCGGCCGGCTGGTCCAAGCCATCCAGGACGTGGGCCAACTCGACAATACGCTCATCTTCTACATCGTCGGCGACAACGGGGCGAGCGCCGAAGGGGGTATAAACGGGCTGTTCAACGAGTACACGTACTTCAACCAGGTGCCCGAGACCGTCCAGGATGTCCTTAAACATTACGATGAGCTTGGCGGGCCGACGACCTACCCCCATTACGCTGCCGGATGGGCGGTAGCGGGCGATACGCCCTTCACCTGGACGAAGCAGGTCGCCTCGAACTACGGCGGTACTCGCAACGGGATGGTGATCCACTGGCCCAAGGGCATCGCCGCGAAGGGCGAGGTGCAATCACAGTGGCACCACGTCATCGACATTGCGCCGACCATCCTGGAGGCGGCCGGCCTGCCGGAGCCGAAGAGCGTGAATGGGACGCCCCAGACCCCCATCGAGGGCGTAAGCATGGTGTACACCTTCACGGACCCCAAAGCACCGAGCCGGCACACGACGCAGTACTTCGAGATCTTCGGCAACCGGGCCATCTACCATGAAGGGTGGTTGGCCGGCACCGTCCACCGGGCGCCTTGGGAATACACAAATCGGGCAACGTTCGAGAACGACGCCTGGGAACTGTACGACACGCGGACGGACTTCAGCCTGGCCGACGACCTAGCCGCGAAGAACTCTGAGAAGCTCAAGGAGTTGCAGTCGCTCTTCCTGAAGGAGGCAGTCACGTACTCCGTGCTACCGCTTGATGACCGGCTCCTGGAGCGATTTAACGCCGCTATGGTCGGGCGGCCTGACCTGATGGCCGGCCGGACGTCGCTGACGGTCTACCAGGGTATGACGGGGATGTCGGAGAACGCGTTCATCAACCTGAAGAATCGGTCGCATACGATCACCGCCGAGGTGGAAATCCCGCAGAAGGGGGCGAACGGCGTGATTCTCGCCCAAGCCGGTCGCTTCGGCGGTTGGAGCCTCTACGTGAAGGACGGTAAGCCGACGTACACCTACAACCGGCTGGGGCTGGAGCGCTACACCGTGGCTACCACGCAGGTGTTGCCGGCCGGGACGGCGACGATCCGCTATGAGTTCGTCTATAACGGCGGCGGCATGGGCAAGGGTGGGACGGGCACGCTTTTCGTCAACGGCAAGAAGGCTGCAACGGGACAGATCGAACGCACTCAGTGCTGTGCGTTTTCGGCTGATGAAGGCGCTGACGTTGGCGCCGATGAAGGCACGCCCGTCACTGAGGTCTACACGGCGCCCTTCAGGTTCTCCGGGAAGATTACCAGAGTGACGATCGAGGTCGGCGAGACGAAGACCGCTGACCAAGGCAACCCCGAGCACACTCATAACGCCGCCACTCTGAAGCGGGCGCCGGCCGATTGA
- the atsA_2 gene encoding Arylsulfatase yields the protein MFNRRMFAQSIKILAILVAAALAMPLQPAAAQDITRGTTTGQTTAKGFDHPNQFLHMQPKQIADNMEPVIPHPDQEKDARQKLANLEKRFGKKPNILIFLMDDVGWMDPGFNGGGVAVGNPTPTMDKLAQGGLILTSGYSTPSCTPTRASIHTGQNPLHHGLLFPPMYGQPGGLEGAVTIANILGTLGYYTQGVGKWHMGENDASQPQNVGYDDYYGFLSVSDMYTEWRDVYFNPEIALSPSRFAMIQHMPFNHNNVHCVKGKSGCGNTYELNLTTIKDLDQDWAAYSETFIHRMAKGKQPWFLYHATRGCHFDNYPNDKYAGRSPARTVYSDCIVEMDDVLARLVKALEDSGQLENTLVFLSSDNGAECEVPPHGRSPFRGCKGSTWEGGVRVPTFAYWKGMITPRRSDGLFDLQDLFNTSTSIAGAPGAEVARFVPKNQYIDGIDQLSFLVADNGESNRRSRIYTLLQYPSAVRIDEFKWHATVELERAIFPRGYQGGFSGTIVPQTGGGTMVNLYTDPQEDVSIGIRHPPVLSVLQAEAVRYQAVLKKYPPSSKMAIELQK from the coding sequence ATGTTCAATCGACGGATGTTTGCACAAAGTATAAAGATACTCGCGATTCTCGTAGCGGCTGCCTTGGCCATGCCGCTTCAGCCGGCGGCGGCGCAAGATATCACACGCGGAACGACAACCGGCCAGACCACGGCCAAGGGATTCGATCATCCTAATCAGTTTCTGCACATGCAGCCGAAGCAGATCGCCGACAACATGGAGCCGGTGATCCCGCACCCTGACCAGGAAAAGGATGCGCGGCAGAAGCTCGCCAATCTGGAAAAGAGGTTCGGCAAGAAACCGAATATTCTGATTTTTCTGATGGACGATGTGGGCTGGATGGACCCCGGCTTCAACGGTGGCGGTGTGGCGGTGGGCAATCCCACGCCGACCATGGACAAGCTGGCGCAGGGGGGTCTGATTTTGACGTCCGGGTACTCGACGCCGAGTTGCACGCCCACCCGTGCCAGCATTCATACCGGGCAGAATCCGCTGCACCACGGCCTCCTGTTTCCACCGATGTACGGGCAGCCCGGTGGACTGGAGGGCGCGGTGACGATTGCGAACATTCTCGGAACACTGGGGTACTACACCCAGGGTGTAGGCAAATGGCACATGGGCGAAAACGACGCGTCCCAACCGCAGAATGTCGGCTACGACGATTACTACGGCTTCCTTTCGGTCTCGGACATGTACACCGAGTGGCGCGATGTCTATTTCAACCCGGAGATCGCCCTGAGCCCGTCGCGGTTCGCCATGATTCAGCACATGCCGTTCAACCACAACAACGTGCACTGCGTGAAGGGCAAGAGCGGATGCGGGAATACTTACGAACTCAATCTCACGACGATCAAGGATCTCGACCAGGACTGGGCCGCCTACAGCGAGACATTCATTCACAGGATGGCCAAGGGCAAGCAGCCGTGGTTCCTGTACCACGCCACGCGCGGCTGCCACTTCGACAACTACCCGAACGACAAGTACGCCGGCCGATCGCCGGCGCGAACCGTCTACAGTGATTGCATCGTGGAGATGGACGACGTGCTGGCGCGTCTGGTCAAGGCGCTCGAGGACAGCGGGCAGTTGGAGAACACCCTGGTCTTTCTGAGCTCCGACAACGGCGCGGAGTGCGAAGTCCCGCCCCATGGCCGAAGTCCCTTCCGGGGGTGCAAGGGCTCGACCTGGGAAGGCGGGGTGCGCGTGCCGACCTTCGCTTATTGGAAAGGCATGATCACACCGCGGCGCTCCGATGGACTGTTCGATCTGCAGGACCTCTTCAACACCTCGACATCGATCGCCGGCGCGCCCGGTGCCGAGGTCGCCAGGTTCGTGCCCAAGAACCAGTACATCGACGGCATCGACCAGCTCTCGTTCCTGGTCGCGGACAACGGCGAATCCAACCGCCGCAGCCGTATCTACACCTTGTTGCAGTATCCCTCGGCCGTCCGCATCGATGAGTTCAAATGGCATGCAACCGTCGAGCTGGAGCGGGCGATCTTTCCGCGCGGTTACCAGGGCGGGTTCAGCGGCACCATCGTCCCACAAACCGGCGGGGGGACGATGGTCAATCTCTATACCGATCCGCAAGAGGACGTCAGCATCGGCATCCGGCACCCACCAGTCCTGTCGGTCCTGCAAGCCGAGGCTGTCCGGTATCAGGCGGTCCTGAAGAAGTATCCGCCGAGCAGCAAGATGGCCATCGAGCTGCAGAAGTGA